A DNA window from Drosophila virilis strain 15010-1051.87 chromosome 4, Dvir_AGI_RSII-ME, whole genome shotgun sequence contains the following coding sequences:
- the HemK1 gene encoding MTRF1L release factor glutamine methyltransferase: MLKYLARPLLTATRSATRSLCSNLSGSSTKTTTTSPTSTTGGPLIEVNQAINGWADKLKAAGIQDTEFNIKCIVSHVLNRKFNTVPDDFTQLKFSSEQLANFERFLEARCARMPLQHIIGEWDFMDITLKTAPTVFIPRPETEEFVRLVIENYRQAKHVNMLEVGCGSGAMSLSVLHALPQVEATAIERSKVATVLAWENANLLGLQDRFKVHNHTMEEDNYMPTELQDKQYDLIISNPPYVKTEEFQFLHPEVVVYENLNALDGGSDGLRVARLVFDLACRHLRPGGKLWLELGNEHPPLVKTIMNLKYQGRLNFVGSYFDQYKRERFVQLEKV; encoded by the exons ATGCTCAAATATTTAGCAAGACCGCTGCTAACAGCGACGCGCAGTGCTACGCGTTCGCTTTGCAGCAATCTAAGCGGTAGcagcacaaaaacaacaacaacatcgccGACCAGCACAACTGGCGGTCCATTGATTGAGGTCAACCAGGCGATCAATGGCTGGGCGGACAAGCTGAAGGCCGCGGGCATCCAAGACACTGAGTTCAATATCAAGTGCATTGTGTCGCATGTGCTGAACCGTAAATTT AACACCGTGCCAGATGACTTTACTCAGCTGAAATTCAGCTCCGAGCAGCTGGCGAATTTTGAGCGCTTTCTGGAGGCACGCTGCGCCCGCATGCCGCTGCAGCACATCATCGGCGAATGGGATTTCATGGATATTACGCTTAAGACGGCGCCTACTGTGTTCATACCACGCCCCGAAACCGAAGAATTTGTGCGTCTGGTCATCGAGAACTACAGGCAAGCCAAGCACGTGAATATGCTGGAGGTGGGCTGCGGCTCCGGCGCCATGTCGCTGTCCGTGCTGCACGCCTTACCCCAGGTGGAAGCAACGGCCATCGAGCGCAGCAAAGTGGCCACTGTGCTAGCCTGGGAAAATGCGAATCTGCTGGGCCTGCAGGATCGTTTCAAGGTCCACAATCATACCATGGAAGAGGATAACTATATGCCGACTGAGCTGCAGGATAAGCAATACGATCTGATCATATCAAATCCTCCCTACGTGAAGACCGAAGAGTTTCAGTTCCTTCATCCCGAGGTGGTCGT CTATGAGAACCTGAATGCACTGGATGGCGGCTCGGATGGTTTGCGTGTGGCGCGTTTGGTCTTCGACCTGGCCTGTCGCCATCTGCGACCCGGCGGCAAATTGTGGCTGGAATTGGGCAACGAGCATCCGCCGCTGGTCAAAACCATTATGAATCTGAAGTATCAGGGACGGCTCAATTTTGTGGGCAGCTATTTTGATCAGTATAAACGCGAACGATTTGTGCAATTGGAGAAGGTCTAG